The following proteins are encoded in a genomic region of Oncorhynchus masou masou isolate Uvic2021 chromosome 19, UVic_Omas_1.1, whole genome shotgun sequence:
- the LOC135505501 gene encoding nascent polypeptide-associated complex subunit alpha, muscle-specific form-like, which translates to MSSSKDGLGPEIVTGLASGMSMEDSLMEELVDQGLGMEETGLRRPSFREIYHHDSLLAPDTDFMIDDRSSAASGVDVADRLTYLEQRMQMQEDEIQLLKMALADVLKRLNISEEHKAANTKKGPAGKAARPVSLALPSRPSMNSPASLKKSYTTSTLPSTSTARNYSPLPPASAKSGVKSPVGSVKESPCISKAARPGPRPGPPGSTAPGNKKAERLTCFCVSSVGSRQVTHCKVTMQIYLNPLTRRTGSSEAAKSAPTVPNSRPTRTPTPPHTKGGPPTSDRTKLETCKAPPAFTLPLQKSTNQNTYSSMEMSNYKSPLKSPSQYFQICY; encoded by the exons ATGTCTAGCAGCAAGGacggactgggaccagaaatcgtCACGG gcctggcGTCTGGGATGTCGATGGAGGACAGTCTCATGGAGGAGTTGGTGGACCAGGGGTTGGGGATGGAGGAGACGGGACTGAGGAGGCCCTCTTTCAGGGAGATCTACCACCATGACTCCCTGCTGGCTCCAGACACAGACTTCAtgatag ATGACCGTAGCTCTGCTGCGAGTGGCGTGGACGTGGCGGACCGCCTGACGTACCTGGAGCAGCGGATGCAGATGCAGGAGGATGAGATCCAGCTGCTGAAGATGGCCCTGGCCGACGTCCTCAAGAGACTCAACATCTCAGAGGAACACAAGGCCGCCAACACCAAGAAAGGGCCTGCTGGGAAAG CAGCTAGGCCTGTGTCTCTGGCCCTGCCGTCCAGACCATCAATGAACAGCCCTGCCTCTTTGAAGAAGAGTTACACaacctccacactgccctctacaTCCACCGCACGGAACTACAGCCCCTTACCACCAGCATCAGCCAAGAG tgGTGTGAAGAGTCCGGTAGGCAGTGTGAAGGAGAGTCCATGTATCTCTAAAGCGGCTCGGCCTGGCCCCCGACCTGGCCCCCCAGGGTCCACAGCCCCCGGCAATAAGAAAGCTGAAAG ACTGACCTGCTTCTGTGTTTCGTCCGTAGGGTCGAGGCAGGTGACGCACTGTAAAG TGACTATGCAGATCTATCTGAACCCCCTAACAAGAAGGACTGGGTCTTCTGAAGCGGCCAAATCAGCCCCCACGGTCCCCAACTCTAGACCCACCAGAACCCCCACCCCTCCTCATACCAAAGGAGGCCCCCCCACCTCTGACCGAACTAAGCTCGAGACATGCAAAGCACCCCCCGCCTTCACCCTCCCCCTGCAGAAAAGCACCAATCAGAATACGTATTCTTCTATGGAAATGTCCAATTACAAAAGCCCCCTCAAATCACCAAGCCAGTACTTCCAAATCTGTTACTAA